A single window of Bacteroidales bacterium DNA harbors:
- a CDS encoding transposase has product RQHNKFIENEKYAKQMIRKRSSTVEPVLGTLLNFTGMRKTYARGIGQAEKHVLMASLCYNLKKMMKFRVKKVQVQVNYVPIIDKMQETSDLFNLGLIRRIFLRFKPI; this is encoded by the coding sequence ACGACAACACAATAAATTTATTGAAAATGAGAAATATGCCAAACAAATGATACGAAAACGCAGCTCAACGGTAGAACCTGTTCTGGGAACACTACTCAATTTTACCGGCATGAGAAAAACCTATGCCCGGGGCATCGGGCAAGCCGAAAAGCACGTACTTATGGCATCGCTATGCTATAACCTGAAGAAAATGATGAAATTCCGTGTAAAAAAGGTGCAAGTTCAGGTAAACTACGTTCCAATTATAGATAAGATGCAGGAAACCTCCGATTTGTTTAATTTAGGTCTTATCAGGCGTATTTTCCTTCGATTTAAGCCTATATAG
- a CDS encoding class I SAM-dependent methyltransferase, with translation MKSFLLKANSLFKNFVLFLRPHILFGWTKSFLLLIAYTLYVSKWITTQNKTLKFNDFFTFKRVYSKRELLYEHVIKQQNLENEIIDYLEFGVSKGTSFRWWLRRLTNDGNKFYGFDTFEGLPENWGTVYVKGDMSADIPIVDDNRSTFIKGLFQDTLFDFLKSDYLSKDRRKIIHLDADIFSATLFVLTSLYPYLNAGDILFFDEFNVPKHEFLAFKIFTESYYVKYETLGSVNNYLQVAFILK, from the coding sequence ATGAAATCATTTTTATTAAAAGCAAATAGTCTATTCAAAAATTTTGTACTTTTTTTACGCCCTCATATTCTTTTTGGTTGGACTAAATCCTTTTTATTATTAATTGCATATACCTTATATGTATCCAAATGGATAACTACACAAAACAAAACATTGAAATTCAATGATTTTTTCACATTCAAGAGAGTATATAGTAAAAGAGAATTATTGTATGAACATGTAATCAAACAACAAAATTTAGAGAATGAAATAATTGATTATCTGGAATTTGGTGTAAGTAAAGGTACTTCTTTTAGGTGGTGGCTTAGAAGATTAACAAATGATGGAAATAAATTTTATGGTTTTGATACTTTCGAGGGCCTGCCCGAAAATTGGGGTACTGTTTATGTAAAAGGAGATATGTCTGCTGATATTCCAATCGTTGATGATAATAGATCAACGTTTATCAAAGGGCTTTTCCAAGATACTTTATTCGATTTTTTGAAAAGTGATTACCTTTCGAAAGACAGAAGAAAAATTATTCATTTAGATGCAGATATATTTTCAGCAACTTTATTTGTATTAACAAGTTTATATCCATATCTTAATGCAGGTGATATTCTTTTCTTTGATGAATTTAATGTTCCCAAGCATGAGTTTTTAGCTTTTAAAATATTTACAGAATCATACTATGTAAAATATGAGACATTAGGCTCTGTAAACAATTATCTTCAAGTTGCATTTATACTAAAATAG
- a CDS encoding U32 family peptidase yields MKIELLSPAKNIECGIEAINHGADAVYIGAPQFGARIAAGNSLEDIQTLIKYAHQYDAKVYITLNTILNDFELSLAEKLIRQLYNIGADAIIIQDMGILELHLPPIAIHASTQTDNRTVEKVKFLESVGISRVILARELPLPEIQNIRENTSIELEAFVHGALCVSYSGQCYISQASCGRSANKGNCAQYCRLSYDLLDSEGKTLVANKHLLSLKDMDRSDYLKEMIDAGISSFKIEGRLKDIDYVKNITAFYRQKLDGILENRLDLESSSSGKSIFYFTPDPQKTFSRGKTDYLLHGKKDDISSFQTSKSIGEFIGTISQVGRNYFYLNSDIELSNGDGICYFDDEGTKGFYINKIDDGRIYPSEMPDLKTGIKMYRNFNHQFNLLLQKKSAERKIDINIVFKDTDDGFCLEISDNSNHFLSLKENYQKELASKPEQVIDNIKKQLSKLGNTIYSAEEITVEISQPWFIPSSVLSSWRKEAIELFDAIRLEAFNKEKEDEEIIREARELIPTDYYKDKDISYLGNVMNEKAVNFYKKHGAKTIKPAFEILPNKNAVLMQCEHCIKYALGWCPKKETNEIPEFTEPLYLKHYDNIYRLEFDCEECKMYVF; encoded by the coding sequence ATGAAAATCGAATTACTTTCTCCGGCAAAAAATATTGAATGCGGCATTGAAGCTATTAATCACGGCGCAGATGCTGTTTACATAGGAGCTCCGCAATTTGGTGCACGAATTGCTGCCGGCAATTCTTTGGAAGACATTCAAACTCTTATCAAATATGCACATCAATATGATGCAAAGGTTTATATCACACTTAATACAATTTTAAATGATTTTGAATTGTCTCTTGCCGAAAAGTTAATCAGGCAACTATATAATATTGGCGCCGATGCTATTATAATTCAGGACATGGGAATTCTTGAACTTCATTTGCCGCCGATTGCTATTCACGCCAGCACACAAACAGATAATAGAACCGTTGAAAAAGTAAAATTCTTAGAATCTGTCGGGATTAGTCGTGTTATTCTTGCACGCGAATTGCCATTGCCGGAAATTCAGAACATTCGGGAAAATACTTCAATTGAGTTGGAAGCTTTTGTACACGGTGCTTTGTGCGTAAGTTACAGCGGACAATGTTATATCAGTCAGGCATCTTGCGGAAGAAGCGCAAACAAAGGCAATTGTGCCCAATACTGCCGTCTTAGCTACGATTTATTAGATTCCGAAGGAAAAACACTTGTTGCAAACAAACATCTTCTTTCTTTGAAAGATATGGACAGGTCGGATTATCTAAAAGAAATGATTGATGCGGGAATTTCTTCGTTTAAAATTGAAGGTCGGTTAAAAGATATTGATTATGTGAAGAATATCACGGCTTTTTATCGACAGAAACTTGACGGGATTTTAGAAAATCGTTTAGACTTAGAAAGTAGTTCTTCGGGAAAATCGATTTTCTATTTCACTCCCGATCCGCAAAAAACTTTTAGCAGAGGAAAAACAGATTATCTGCTTCATGGCAAAAAAGATGATATCAGTTCATTTCAAACTTCTAAGTCTATTGGAGAATTTATAGGCACTATTTCGCAGGTCGGAAGAAATTATTTTTATCTGAACAGCGATATAGAATTAAGTAACGGCGACGGTATTTGTTATTTTGATGATGAAGGAACAAAGGGTTTTTATATAAATAAAATTGATGACGGAAGGATTTATCCTTCGGAGATGCCGGATTTGAAAACCGGAATTAAAATGTACAGAAATTTCAATCATCAGTTTAATTTATTGTTACAGAAGAAATCTGCCGAAAGAAAGATAGATATAAATATTGTTTTTAAAGATACCGACGACGGATTCTGTCTTGAAATAAGCGATAATTCAAATCACTTTCTAAGTCTAAAGGAAAATTACCAAAAGGAATTGGCTTCTAAACCCGAACAAGTTATCGACAATATAAAAAAACAACTCTCAAAACTCGGAAACACAATATATTCCGCCGAAGAAATAACTGTTGAAATATCCCAACCATGGTTTATTCCTTCATCAGTTTTATCATCATGGAGAAAAGAAGCAATAGAATTATTTGATGCGATTCGTCTCGAAGCTTTTAACAAGGAAAAGGAAGATGAAGAAATAATTCGTGAAGCAAGAGAATTAATTCCAACTGATTACTATAAAGATAAAGACATTAGTTATCTCGGTAATGTAATGAATGAAAAAGCGGTAAACTTTTACAAAAAACACGGAGCCAAAACTATTAAACCTGCCTTTGAAATCTTACCCAATAAAAATGCCGTTCTTATGCAGTGCGAACATTGCATTAAATACGCACTCGGATGGTGTCCGAAAAAAGAGACCAACGAAATTCCCGAATTTACCGAGCCGCTTTATTTGAAGCACTACGACAATATTTATCGATTGGAGTTCGATTGTGAGGAGTGTAAGATGTATGTTTTTTAA
- the recR gene encoding recombination mediator RecR, whose amino-acid sequence MENNLPSKLLQQAVDELSRLPSVGKRTALRLAIHILKQDPIYAQNLAESISNLREKIHHCSVCHNISDNEICDICSNFKRDKEVICVVEDIRDFIAIEGTGQFTGLYHILGGVISPINGIGITDLTIESLVSRIATNEYKEIILALPTTIEGETTSLYIYKRLIQFNIEINTIARGVAFGDDLEYADQITLGRSIINRTPFQSQISSKRFI is encoded by the coding sequence ATGGAAAACAATTTGCCGTCGAAACTTCTGCAACAAGCAGTTGATGAGTTGTCCCGATTACCTTCGGTTGGAAAACGAACCGCATTGAGGCTTGCTATTCACATTTTAAAGCAAGATCCGATTTATGCTCAAAACCTCGCCGAATCAATCAGTAATTTAAGGGAAAAAATTCATCACTGTTCTGTTTGTCACAATATTTCAGACAATGAGATTTGCGATATTTGCAGCAATTTTAAAAGAGATAAGGAAGTAATTTGTGTTGTTGAAGATATTCGTGATTTTATTGCCATTGAAGGAACCGGACAATTTACAGGGTTGTATCATATTCTGGGTGGAGTAATCTCGCCGATTAACGGGATAGGAATCACCGATTTAACCATCGAATCTTTAGTGAGCAGAATTGCAACGAACGAATACAAGGAAATTATTCTGGCTTTACCGACTACTATTGAAGGAGAAACTACATCTTTATATATTTACAAAAGATTGATTCAATTTAATATTGAAATTAATACGATTGCGCGTGGAGTTGCTTTCGGCGACGATCTGGAATATGCCGATCAAATTACTTTGGGAAGATCGATTATTAACAGAACTCCTTTTCAATCTCAGATATCATCAAAAAGATTTATCTGA
- a CDS encoding tRNA-dihydrouridine synthase family protein: MEFSLAPLRGITGKEFRTALTHHYSGIDTCVLPFFSITENSLSKFKGFEHGFTDDELSHKCNYLVIPQLIGNNPQAIKRISQMFVDYGYPNVNLNLGCPMPQITKKKRGSGLLLYPDIIEEILNEVIKINGLKFSLKVRLGLNSSEDIFKLVDVFNTYPVDEIYIHPRLGIDRYEGTVRLEIFDELVKIINHKIIYNGDITDIESFNLVSERYKTINSFMIGRGLVANPALVEEIKSGRIIDKEIKTERFKEFYKELVALLLKRTNDPIPRLKSYWQYFCQNFDNPEEIYQQMTRSNSIEEMKIN, from the coding sequence ATGGAATTTAGCTTAGCTCCGCTTCGAGGTATTACGGGAAAAGAATTCAGAACAGCGCTTACACATCATTATTCCGGTATTGATACTTGTGTTTTACCTTTCTTTTCAATTACGGAAAATTCACTTTCTAAGTTTAAGGGTTTTGAACATGGATTTACTGATGATGAACTTTCGCATAAATGTAATTATTTGGTTATTCCACAGTTAATAGGCAATAACCCGCAAGCAATAAAGCGTATTTCGCAAATGTTCGTTGATTACGGTTATCCGAATGTTAATCTTAACTTGGGCTGTCCGATGCCGCAGATTACAAAAAAGAAAAGAGGCAGCGGGTTATTGCTTTACCCAGATATTATTGAAGAAATTTTGAATGAAGTTATTAAGATTAACGGATTGAAATTTTCATTGAAAGTACGACTGGGATTAAATTCATCCGAAGATATTTTTAAATTGGTTGATGTTTTTAATACTTATCCTGTTGATGAAATTTACATTCATCCGAGATTAGGAATCGATAGATATGAAGGAACAGTTAGGTTGGAAATTTTTGATGAGTTGGTAAAGATTATTAATCACAAAATTATCTATAATGGAGATATTACGGATATTGAATCTTTTAACTTAGTCAGTGAGAGATATAAAACGATAAATTCCTTTATGATCGGTCGCGGATTGGTTGCAAATCCGGCTTTGGTAGAAGAAATAAAATCAGGACGAATAATTGATAAAGAGATAAAAACCGAAAGGTTCAAGGAATTTTATAAAGAGTTGGTTGCTTTATTATTGAAAAGAACAAACGATCCTATTCCCCGATTGAAATCTTATTGGCAGTATTTTTGTCAGAATTTTGACAACCCCGAAGAAATTTATCAACAAATGACAAGAAGTAATTCTATTGAAGAAATGAAGATTAATTGA
- a CDS encoding DNA polymerase III subunit gamma/tau yields the protein MDNYVVSARKYRPITFDSVVGQESITLTLKNALKTQQLAQAFLFCGPRGVGKTTCARILAKTINCMNPTENHEACNECESCVSFNNNASFNIHELDAASNNSVDHIRNLVDLVRIAPQVGKYKIYIIDEVHMLSQAAFNAFLKTLEEPPAYAKFILATTEKNKIIPTILSRCQVFDFKRITVDDIVKHLKYVAESEGIQAEDQALHVIAQKSDGGMRDALSLFDQQVSFSGPLLTYKNVIENLNILDYDYFFNMVDYILNDDVKNILLTINRIFDNGFEVQHFIIGFSEHLRSLLVSKDNATAQLLKESEPVKQRYAEQAKQCSEAFLLTALNIINKCDIEYRTSNNKRLLIEIGLLNICSALHADEKKKSDINKSNPVAEQKNNQISHPNVSSEHVSNKTGSTTVEVKTQKPDSETQNSEIKIKNTEPGTPNPEQRSSILRINKQKDETKEESTNKSFGNNRNKDFGIEEVKITLDKYLENIKDRKIHLFNSLHSKEFELKDNNIIVLHIANKVNEQEVINNNVEIAEFFRDELENDNLNVITAVTELEVEIPIYTDKEKFAKMAEENKNLILMQKKLNLEIEF from the coding sequence ATGGATAATTACGTTGTTTCTGCAAGAAAATACAGACCAATAACTTTTGATAGTGTTGTAGGCCAGGAGTCTATAACATTAACTTTAAAGAATGCACTAAAGACTCAACAACTCGCACAAGCATTTTTATTTTGCGGTCCGAGAGGAGTGGGTAAAACTACGTGTGCGAGAATTCTTGCTAAAACAATCAATTGCATGAATCCTACGGAAAATCATGAGGCCTGTAACGAATGCGAGTCCTGCGTTTCTTTCAATAATAATGCGTCGTTCAACATTCACGAATTAGATGCAGCCTCGAACAATTCCGTTGACCACATACGTAATTTGGTTGATCTCGTACGAATTGCCCCGCAGGTAGGAAAATACAAAATATATATAATCGATGAGGTTCATATGTTGTCGCAAGCGGCTTTCAATGCTTTTTTAAAGACTTTAGAAGAACCGCCTGCTTATGCAAAATTCATTTTGGCAACAACGGAGAAAAACAAAATAATTCCCACTATTCTTTCTCGTTGTCAGGTTTTTGATTTCAAGAGAATAACCGTTGACGATATAGTAAAGCATTTAAAGTATGTTGCGGAATCTGAAGGTATTCAAGCCGAAGATCAGGCCCTGCATGTTATAGCCCAAAAATCAGACGGAGGAATGAGGGATGCGCTAAGTCTTTTTGACCAACAGGTTTCATTTTCCGGGCCTCTATTGACTTACAAAAATGTTATTGAGAATCTTAATATTCTTGATTATGATTATTTCTTTAACATGGTGGATTATATTTTAAATGATGATGTGAAAAATATTTTGCTGACTATAAATAGAATATTTGATAACGGATTTGAGGTTCAACATTTTATAATAGGTTTCAGCGAACATTTAAGAAGTTTGCTGGTAAGTAAAGATAATGCGACGGCACAATTGCTCAAGGAAAGCGAACCGGTGAAACAGCGTTATGCCGAACAAGCCAAACAATGTTCCGAAGCGTTCTTATTAACCGCTCTTAATATCATCAATAAATGCGATATAGAATATCGAACGAGTAACAACAAAAGATTATTAATTGAAATCGGATTACTTAATATTTGTTCTGCACTTCATGCGGATGAAAAAAAAAAATCTGATATAAACAAATCTAATCCTGTTGCGGAACAAAAAAACAACCAGATATCTCATCCGAATGTAAGCTCCGAGCATGTTTCAAACAAAACCGGCAGCACAACCGTTGAGGTCAAAACTCAAAAACCGGATTCCGAAACTCAGAACTCCGAAATCAAAATTAAAAATACTGAACCGGGAACACCAAACCCTGAGCAGCGTTCTTCTATTTTGCGTATCAACAAGCAAAAAGACGAAACAAAAGAAGAAAGTACAAATAAATCATTTGGAAACAATCGCAACAAAGATTTCGGTATTGAAGAAGTAAAAATTACTTTGGACAAATATTTAGAAAACATTAAAGACAGGAAAATACATCTATTCAATTCATTACACAGCAAAGAGTTCGAATTAAAAGACAATAATATTATTGTTCTGCATATTGCAAATAAGGTTAATGAGCAAGAAGTAATAAACAATAATGTTGAGATTGCCGAATTTTTCAGAGACGAATTAGAAAACGACAATTTAAATGTGATAACTGCCGTCACGGAACTCGAAGTGGAAATACCGATATATACCGACAAAGAGAAATTTGCAAAAATGGCGGAAGAGAATAAGAATCTGATTTTGATGCAGAAAAAGTTAAATCTGGAGATTGAGTTTTAA
- a CDS encoding polysaccharide deacetylase family protein, translating into MIVFYVPKITNRILYIFNFIFSKVIIVDYELFDNYEVFTECTCKNKVVFDKHPRDNHPFLYIKEILLHRDIIEIQIISDVYEEVPVIFYHVNTKSFLPFDPFAASFYMLTRYEEYLLHTRDEHQRYNYTNSIAYENNFLHLPIVHMWAELLEKKLSELFPELEFKHPKFKFLPTIDVDQAYEHINKGLVRTLGGVLKAVFTGDFLLAREKLPVIWRLKKDPYDNLDYILSLKNEMDLNMIFFFLLSSKGKYDKSNYEYNRSFRNLIRHVHDYADVGIHPSYYSAYEHTELIEKEKTILETILKTNITRSRQHFLRFEIPVTYQSLSDYEIKEDYSMGYASITGFRAGVCVPFNFFDLEDDESTELKIFPLSVMDATLIKYMELDYSNALDEIKRIADIVKEHNGIFISLWHNSSLAGKGIWKNKNNLFKEMLEYVKSIEK; encoded by the coding sequence GTGATAGTATTTTACGTACCGAAAATAACTAATAGAATATTATATATCTTCAACTTCATTTTTTCTAAAGTAATTATTGTTGATTATGAGTTGTTTGATAATTATGAAGTATTTACCGAATGCACATGTAAGAATAAAGTTGTTTTTGATAAACATCCGCGGGATAATCACCCGTTTCTGTATATAAAAGAAATATTACTTCATAGGGATATTATTGAAATACAAATAATTTCTGATGTTTATGAGGAAGTGCCGGTTATTTTTTATCATGTAAATACAAAATCTTTTTTACCATTTGATCCGTTTGCAGCTTCATTTTATATGCTTACCAGATACGAAGAATATCTTTTGCATACTCGTGATGAACATCAAAGGTATAATTATACTAATTCGATTGCTTACGAAAATAATTTTTTGCATCTGCCGATAGTTCATATGTGGGCGGAATTACTCGAAAAGAAATTATCGGAATTATTCCCCGAGCTTGAATTTAAACATCCTAAATTTAAGTTTCTGCCTACTATTGATGTGGATCAGGCTTATGAACATATTAATAAAGGTCTTGTGAGAACATTAGGCGGAGTTTTGAAAGCCGTTTTCACCGGCGATTTTCTTTTGGCAAGAGAAAAGCTTCCGGTAATATGGCGATTGAAAAAGGATCCTTATGATAATCTTGATTACATTTTAAGTCTGAAAAATGAAATGGATTTGAATATGATATTCTTTTTCTTATTGTCATCGAAAGGAAAATATGATAAAAGTAATTACGAATACAATAGGAGTTTCAGAAATTTAATTCGTCATGTTCATGATTATGCGGATGTTGGAATTCACCCTTCATATTACTCGGCTTATGAGCATACTGAACTTATAGAAAAGGAGAAGACTATTCTGGAAACGATTCTTAAAACCAACATAACAAGAAGCAGGCAGCATTTTCTACGTTTCGAAATCCCCGTAACTTATCAAAGTCTTTCCGATTATGAAATAAAAGAAGATTATTCAATGGGTTATGCTTCTATAACGGGTTTTAGAGCCGGTGTTTGTGTCCCGTTTAATTTCTTTGACCTTGAAGATGATGAATCGACAGAATTAAAAATCTTCCCGTTATCCGTTATGGATGCTACACTTATTAAGTATATGGAACTCGATTATTCGAACGCCTTAGATGAGATTAAGCGAATTGCGGATATAGTGAAAGAACATAACGGTATTTTTATTTCTCTTTGGCACAATAGCTCATTGGCCGGTAAAGGTATCTGGAAAAATAAAAATAATCTTTTTAAAGAAATGTTGGAATACGTAAAATCAATTGAAAAATAA
- a CDS encoding aminoacyltransferase: MRKDFVVKRFKRNEIDDERWNKLIDEALLSKSYLYSWYLDVVSPNWQALILNDYEAVFVLPLKKKFGIKYLIQPNFVQQLGCISGNVNEEFLKYCIKYLKRHFLYYKINLNEIDTELLSIQKKSRIFINVSKKISGNETDSESYNNNTKRNIAKFYSAGLGIAEIEDYNPVINLFKKDKGSILSLNDSFYSLLIELLDEVKKYNKLVVCTAFNDDEIIAGTVFINTPKMSTFIFSGNSDYGKNYGAMHALIDYFIQKYLSEGQTLDFEGSINEGLAQFYMGFGGEKREYMQIFRRI; encoded by the coding sequence ATGAGGAAAGATTTTGTTGTAAAGCGATTTAAACGCAATGAGATAGATGATGAAAGATGGAATAAACTCATTGACGAAGCTTTACTTTCTAAGTCTTACTTATATTCTTGGTATCTTGATGTTGTTTCTCCTAATTGGCAGGCTCTGATCCTTAATGATTACGAAGCTGTGTTTGTTCTTCCTCTAAAAAAGAAGTTTGGAATCAAATATCTGATTCAACCGAATTTTGTTCAGCAATTAGGTTGTATTTCCGGAAATGTTAATGAAGAATTTCTTAAGTATTGTATTAAATATTTGAAAAGACATTTTCTTTATTATAAAATTAATTTAAACGAGATAGATACGGAACTTTTGTCGATTCAAAAAAAATCTCGAATATTTATTAATGTTTCGAAGAAGATTTCTGGTAACGAAACCGATTCCGAGAGTTATAATAATAACACTAAAAGAAATATTGCAAAGTTTTATTCTGCCGGATTGGGAATTGCCGAGATAGAAGATTATAATCCTGTTATTAATCTGTTTAAGAAAGATAAGGGAAGCATTCTGTCTTTGAACGATAGCTTTTATTCTTTATTGATAGAGCTTCTCGATGAGGTAAAAAAGTATAATAAATTAGTTGTTTGCACCGCTTTTAATGATGATGAAATTATTGCCGGTACGGTTTTTATAAATACTCCTAAAATGTCGACTTTTATTTTTTCCGGAAATAGTGATTATGGAAAAAATTACGGTGCGATGCACGCATTAATAGATTATTTTATTCAAAAATATTTATCTGAAGGACAAACTTTAGATTTTGAAGGCTCAATAAACGAAGGACTTGCGCAGTTTTATATGGGTTTTGGCGGTGAAAAACGGGAGTATATGCAGATATTTCGAAGAATATAA
- the meaB gene encoding methylmalonyl Co-A mutase-associated GTPase MeaB → MLIVQDGIPQPDSVNPDAVKNLKLKKKKQYTCDEYVEGILSGDRVMLGQAITLVESLLPEHNELAQQIIEKCLPYAGKSIRIGITGVPGAGKSTFIEALGTNLTAAGHRVAVLAIDPSSVRTKGSILGDKTRMEQLATDENAFIRPSPSAGTLGGVARKTHEIIFLCEAAGFDIVLIETVGVGQSEIAVHSMVDFFLLILIAGAGDELQGIKRGIMEMADAIVINKADGDNIEKSKLAAQSYANALRLFPISESGWKPQVHTCSSIDKSGVEDIWNMIEEYKSEQIKSGYFFKKRNKQSLDVMFYSVEEQLKLNFYNEPGIKELLPEIEELVVSGKMSSYIAAKKLIEENG, encoded by the coding sequence ATGCTGATAGTTCAAGATGGTATTCCGCAACCCGATTCGGTTAATCCTGACGCGGTTAAGAATTTGAAACTGAAAAAAAAGAAACAATATACCTGTGATGAGTATGTTGAAGGAATTCTTTCCGGTGATAGAGTAATGCTCGGACAGGCTATCACTTTGGTTGAAAGTTTGTTGCCGGAACATAATGAACTTGCTCAACAGATTATTGAAAAATGTTTGCCTTATGCAGGAAAGAGTATTCGAATTGGTATTACCGGTGTTCCCGGTGCCGGAAAAAGTACTTTTATTGAAGCATTGGGTACTAATCTTACTGCTGCCGGACATAGAGTTGCGGTTTTAGCTATCGATCCCAGTAGTGTACGAACAAAAGGTAGTATTTTAGGCGATAAGACACGGATGGAGCAACTTGCTACGGATGAAAACGCATTTATTCGTCCGTCTCCCTCGGCTGGAACTCTCGGCGGAGTAGCGCGCAAAACACACGAGATAATATTTCTTTGTGAAGCAGCCGGTTTCGATATTGTTTTAATAGAAACAGTAGGAGTGGGGCAATCGGAAATAGCCGTACATTCTATGGTCGATTTTTTTCTTCTGATTCTCATTGCCGGTGCCGGTGATGAACTGCAAGGTATAAAACGAGGCATTATGGAAATGGCAGATGCAATTGTCATCAATAAAGCTGATGGTGATAATATTGAAAAATCAAAACTTGCTGCTCAATCATACGCTAATGCGCTGCGTCTTTTTCCTATTTCGGAATCCGGTTGGAAACCTCAGGTGCATACTTGCTCGTCAATTGATAAATCAGGCGTTGAAGATATCTGGAATATGATTGAGGAATATAAATCGGAACAGATTAAATCCGGATATTTCTTTAAGAAGCGTAACAAACAGTCATTAGATGTGATGTTTTATTCCGTAGAAGAACAATTAAAATTGAATTTTTATAATGAACCCGGAATTAAAGAACTTTTACCTGAAATTGAAGAGTTAGTGGTGAGCGGAAAAATGAGTTCGTATATTGCCGCGAAGAAGCTGATTGAAGAAAATGGTTAG